The Micromonospora sp. WMMD961 genome has a segment encoding these proteins:
- a CDS encoding prepilin peptidase: MSAAAAVGVALLGGLFGVAVPPLARRFTHSPARPRRPRSAAAPSHRPRRGAWVWRGPPVSAAVFGGLAVARCDDPALPVFLLVAAVGLVLARVDLACLRLPDPLVLAAGLLALAGLTGVALLSGEPARLLGALTGATVAGAAHVLLAVLPGSRLGFGDVKLAAALGLPLGWLGRDALFIGLLLPHLLHGGLVVGLLVARRVRRDTLLPLGPALLAGAWFAILLG, encoded by the coding sequence ATGTCGGCCGCTGCTGCTGTCGGGGTGGCGTTGCTCGGCGGGCTGTTCGGTGTCGCCGTACCCCCGCTGGCCCGGCGCTTTACCCATTCGCCGGCCCGGCCGCGGAGGCCGCGCTCGGCTGCCGCGCCGAGCCACCGGCCTCGACGTGGCGCCTGGGTCTGGCGCGGTCCGCCGGTGTCGGCCGCGGTGTTCGGCGGGCTTGCCGTCGCTCGGTGTGACGATCCCGCGTTGCCGGTCTTCCTCCTGGTGGCGGCGGTGGGGTTGGTGCTGGCCCGGGTCGACCTGGCCTGTCTGCGCCTGCCCGACCCCCTGGTGCTCGCCGCCGGCCTGCTGGCCCTCGCCGGCCTGACCGGCGTGGCGCTGCTGTCCGGCGAGCCGGCCCGACTGCTCGGCGCGCTGACCGGCGCGACGGTCGCCGGCGCGGCGCACGTGCTGCTGGCCGTGCTGCCCGGCTCGCGACTCGGGTTCGGCGACGTGAAACTCGCCGCCGCCCTCGGCCTGCCGCTCGGCTGGCTGGGCCGGGACGCCCTGTTCATCGGGCTGCTCCTGCCGCACCTGCTGCACGGTGGGTTGGTGGTCGGCCTGCTCGTCGCGCGGCGGGTCCGCCGGGACACCCTGCTGCCGCTCGGGCCGGCCCTGCTCGCGGGTGCGTGGTTCGCCATCCTCCTGGGCTGA
- a CDS encoding ATP-binding protein: MDPVRNPYAPGAGQRPPELAGRGRELDVFDIVLERIARGRPERSLMLTGLRGVGKTVLLNTLRSQAINHLWGSGKIEARPDQSLRRPVAAALHMAVRELAPRHRAPDRIDSFLGVLKAFAQRSAPTGRAGAAPKLRDRWQPGIDVPAASGRADSGDIEIDLVELLSDAAAVASDVCTGIAIFIDEMQDLGPEDVSALCAACHELSQLGAPLIVVGAGLPHLPAVLSAAKSYSERLFRYQRIDRLDRIAADQALCAPAEREQVEYEQKALDLLYEKSGGYPYFVQAYGKATWDHAPRSPITAADVRVAAPEAEAELAVGFFGSRFERATPAEREYMRAMAMMSAVEGDTSAVVRDDMDAAVPTAEIARALGRKPASLSPARDALIKKGLIYSGERGTVAFTVPHFGRYLRTQPA, from the coding sequence GTGGATCCGGTCCGCAACCCGTACGCGCCGGGCGCCGGTCAGCGTCCGCCCGAGCTCGCCGGGCGGGGGCGGGAGCTGGACGTCTTCGACATCGTGCTGGAACGCATCGCCCGGGGTCGCCCCGAACGCAGTCTGATGCTCACCGGGCTGCGGGGCGTCGGCAAGACGGTGCTGCTCAACACCCTCCGGTCCCAGGCGATCAACCATCTCTGGGGCAGCGGCAAGATCGAGGCGCGGCCGGACCAGTCGTTGCGTCGCCCGGTCGCCGCCGCCCTGCACATGGCAGTCCGGGAGCTCGCCCCGCGACACCGCGCTCCCGATCGGATCGACAGCTTCCTCGGCGTCCTCAAGGCGTTCGCCCAACGCTCCGCCCCGACCGGGCGGGCCGGCGCCGCCCCGAAACTGCGCGACCGGTGGCAACCCGGCATCGACGTGCCGGCGGCCAGCGGCCGGGCCGACTCCGGTGACATCGAGATCGACCTGGTCGAGCTGCTCAGTGACGCCGCGGCGGTGGCCAGTGACGTGTGCACCGGCATCGCCATCTTCATCGACGAGATGCAGGATCTCGGCCCGGAGGACGTGTCGGCGCTCTGCGCCGCCTGCCACGAGCTGTCCCAACTCGGCGCGCCCCTGATCGTGGTCGGCGCCGGCCTACCGCACCTGCCGGCGGTGCTCAGCGCCGCCAAGTCGTACTCCGAACGGTTGTTCCGCTACCAACGCATCGACCGGCTCGACCGGATCGCCGCCGACCAGGCGCTCTGCGCGCCAGCGGAACGCGAGCAGGTCGAGTACGAACAGAAGGCGCTCGACCTGCTCTACGAGAAGTCCGGCGGCTACCCCTACTTCGTCCAGGCGTACGGCAAGGCGACCTGGGACCACGCGCCGCGCTCGCCGATCACCGCCGCCGACGTGCGGGTCGCCGCGCCGGAGGCGGAGGCGGAGCTGGCGGTCGGATTCTTCGGATCCCGATTCGAACGGGCCACCCCCGCCGAGCGCGAGTACATGCGGGCGATGGCCATGATGTCGGCCGTCGAGGGCGACACGTCGGCTGTGGTCCGCGACGACATGGACGCCGCGGTGCCCACCGCCGAGATCGCCCGGGCTCTCGGCCGCAAGCCCGCCAGCCTCTCCCCGGCCCGGGATGCGCTGATCAAGAAGGGGCTGATCTACTCCGGCGAGCGCGGCACAGTCGCCTTCACGGTGCCGCACTTCGGCCGGTACCTGCGCACCCAACCGGCCTGA
- a CDS encoding N-acetyltransferase yields MTTLRLRPEDTADAGSVRRVLAAAFARPDVVTPPEVSLVDELRGTAAWLPELAMVAEYGGEVVGYALLTRVRVRPERGSDVPILALGPVAVAPHRQRVGHGTAVVQAALDASTELGERLVVVLGDPAFYRRFGFGPATELGLTGPWAGLGEPWQAMVLPPSTSEEGPPPRGEVLFPAPWSKV; encoded by the coding sequence GTGACCACGCTGCGGCTACGGCCCGAGGACACGGCTGACGCCGGCTCGGTACGCCGCGTGCTGGCAGCCGCCTTCGCCCGCCCGGACGTGGTGACGCCGCCCGAGGTGAGCCTGGTCGACGAGCTGCGCGGCACCGCCGCCTGGTTGCCGGAGCTGGCCATGGTCGCGGAGTACGGCGGTGAGGTGGTCGGTTACGCGCTGCTGACCCGGGTGCGGGTGCGGCCGGAGCGGGGCTCCGACGTGCCCATCCTGGCGCTCGGCCCGGTGGCGGTCGCGCCGCACCGGCAGCGCGTCGGGCACGGCACGGCGGTCGTGCAGGCCGCGTTGGACGCCTCCACAGAGTTGGGCGAGCGGCTCGTCGTGGTCCTCGGTGACCCGGCGTTCTACCGCCGGTTCGGCTTCGGCCCGGCGACGGAGCTGGGCCTGACCGGCCCGTGGGCTGGTCTCGGTGAGCCCTGGCAGGCGATGGTGCTGCCACCGTCCACCAGTGAGGAGGGCCCCCCGCCGCGCGGTGAGGTGCTCTTTCCGGCGCCCTGGTCCAAGGTCTGA
- the moaA gene encoding GTP 3',8-cyclase MoaA, with translation MSVAPGTDGVLVDRYGRVARDLRVSLTDKCNLRCTYCMPAEGLPWLAGPELLTDEEIVRLVRVAVERLGVTEVRFTGGEPLIRQGLVGIVTAVAALQPRPRVSLTTNGIGLDRLAPALSAAGLDRVNVSLDTLDPGRFDRLTRRPRLDAVLAGLAGAKAAGLNPVKINSVLMRGVNEDEAPALLRFALDHDYQLRIIEQMPLDAQHGWDRRTMVTAEEILTSLRTVFDLSPDPAERGAAPAETWLVDGGPARVGVIASVTRPFCGDCDRTRLTADGQVRACLFATEESDLRAALRSGADDDELARRWRTAMWGKRAGHGIDDPTFLQPTRPMSAIGG, from the coding sequence GTGAGCGTCGCCCCGGGGACCGACGGGGTCCTCGTCGACCGGTACGGCCGCGTCGCCCGGGACCTGCGCGTGTCCCTCACCGACAAGTGCAACCTGCGCTGCACCTACTGCATGCCGGCCGAAGGTCTGCCCTGGCTGGCCGGCCCCGAGTTGCTGACCGACGAGGAGATCGTCCGGCTGGTCCGGGTGGCCGTCGAGCGCCTCGGCGTGACCGAGGTGCGGTTCACCGGCGGTGAGCCGCTGATCCGACAGGGGCTGGTCGGCATCGTGACCGCGGTCGCCGCGTTGCAGCCCCGCCCCCGGGTCTCGCTGACCACCAACGGCATCGGTCTGGACCGGCTGGCCCCGGCGCTGAGCGCGGCCGGCCTGGACCGGGTGAACGTCTCACTGGACACCCTGGACCCGGGCCGGTTCGACCGGCTCACCCGCCGACCCCGCCTCGACGCGGTGTTGGCCGGGCTCGCCGGGGCGAAGGCCGCCGGGCTCAACCCCGTGAAAATCAACTCCGTGCTGATGCGCGGGGTCAACGAGGACGAGGCACCGGCCCTGCTGCGCTTCGCTCTCGACCACGACTACCAGCTGCGGATCATCGAGCAGATGCCGTTGGATGCCCAGCACGGCTGGGACCGCCGCACGATGGTGACGGCGGAAGAGATCCTGACCTCCCTGCGTACCGTCTTCGATCTCAGTCCCGACCCGGCCGAGCGCGGCGCGGCACCGGCGGAGACCTGGTTGGTCGACGGCGGCCCCGCCCGGGTCGGTGTGATCGCCAGCGTCACCCGCCCCTTCTGCGGGGACTGCGACCGCACCCGGCTGACCGCGGACGGCCAGGTCCGGGCCTGCCTCTTCGCGACCGAGGAGTCCGACCTGCGTGCCGCGCTGCGCAGCGGCGCGGACGACGACGAGTTGGCCCGGCGCTGGCGCACCGCGATGTGGGGCAAGCGCGCCGGGCACGGCATCGACGATCCCACCTTCCTGCAGCCGACCCGGCCGATGTCCGCGATCGGGGGTTGA
- a CDS encoding DoxX family protein, whose translation MTPVRSLARAMLSGIFVVQGYRNFRDPGRLAVAAQPVTEKVAPLLKKAHPNFPTETETLIRLNAAVQVSAGLMLATGRLRRPAALVLAGTLVPVTVAGHPFWKNDDPTTRNNNQIHAMKNLGILGGLLLAAADTGGKPGLRWRTGHRIGHSRRSMQRAVRTARREARIAVRSASTARRLPG comes from the coding sequence ATGACGCCCGTACGCTCTCTCGCCCGAGCCATGCTGAGCGGCATCTTCGTGGTCCAGGGTTACCGGAACTTCCGTGACCCGGGCCGGCTCGCGGTGGCCGCCCAGCCGGTGACCGAGAAGGTCGCGCCGCTTCTGAAGAAGGCACACCCGAACTTCCCCACCGAGACCGAGACGTTGATCCGACTCAACGCGGCGGTGCAGGTCAGCGCCGGGCTGATGCTGGCCACCGGGCGGCTCCGTCGACCTGCCGCACTGGTCCTCGCCGGCACGCTGGTGCCGGTGACCGTCGCCGGGCATCCCTTCTGGAAGAACGACGATCCGACCACCAGGAACAACAACCAGATCCACGCCATGAAGAACCTCGGCATCCTCGGCGGCCTGCTGCTGGCCGCCGCCGACACCGGTGGCAAGCCCGGCCTGCGGTGGCGGACCGGTCATCGCATCGGCCACTCTCGACGTTCCATGCAACGTGCCGTCCGTACCGCCCGGCGCGAGGCTCGGATCGCCGTCCGATCCGCGTCCACCGCACGGCGACTTCCCGGCTGA
- a CDS encoding MoaD/ThiS family protein: MDLTPLTVRYFAGARAAAGRTEEVVPAGRSLDDLSAELTQRHGDRLAAVLKVASFLVDGVTCHDRQAPLPAGATIDVLPPFAGG, translated from the coding sequence GTGGACCTGACGCCGCTGACCGTCCGCTACTTCGCGGGTGCCCGCGCCGCCGCCGGGCGGACCGAGGAGGTAGTGCCCGCCGGCCGGTCACTCGACGACCTCAGCGCCGAGTTGACCCAGCGACACGGCGACCGGCTCGCCGCCGTGCTGAAAGTGGCGAGTTTCCTGGTGGACGGCGTCACCTGTCATGATCGTCAGGCACCCCTGCCAGCCGGGGCCACGATCGACGTCCTGCCCCCGTTCGCGGGCGGCTGA
- a CDS encoding EamA family transporter, whose protein sequence is MSSRPPSAAALAGRRAGATPALIWTALIVVYLLWGSTYLAIRITVETLPPLLSAALRFAVAGLILAVLLRLRRGPGALRVDRRQLGSAALVGVLLLAGGNGLVVLAESGPPGVAVPSGIAALLVATVPLLVVLLRSATGDRPPLWTFAGVTVGFAGLVLLVLPAGNSEAVPLVGALTVVAAATSWSVGSFLSGRLRMPIDPFVATVYEMLAGALVLTVVSAGRGELGDFHPATVSTRSWLALGYLMVAGSLVAFTAYVWLLHNAPISLVSTYAYVNPAVAVALGALLVAEPITPQVLLGGAVIVAGVALVVSTERPRRASAGSRSGTSPVSERR, encoded by the coding sequence ATGAGCTCACGTCCACCGAGCGCCGCAGCCCTCGCCGGCCGCCGCGCAGGCGCCACACCGGCCCTGATCTGGACCGCGTTGATCGTGGTCTACCTGCTCTGGGGTTCCACCTATCTGGCCATCCGGATCACGGTGGAGACGCTGCCGCCGCTGTTGTCGGCCGCACTGCGGTTCGCCGTGGCCGGTCTGATCCTGGCGGTGCTGCTGCGGCTGCGCCGGGGTCCCGGCGCACTGCGGGTGGACCGGCGGCAACTCGGCTCCGCCGCGCTGGTCGGCGTGCTCCTGCTCGCCGGCGGTAACGGCCTGGTGGTGCTCGCCGAGTCCGGGCCACCCGGAGTGGCGGTGCCCTCCGGCATCGCCGCGCTGCTGGTGGCGACAGTTCCGCTGCTGGTGGTGCTGTTGCGTTCCGCCACCGGCGACCGGCCCCCGCTCTGGACGTTCGCCGGGGTCACAGTGGGGTTCGCCGGTCTGGTCCTGCTGGTGCTGCCCGCCGGTAACTCGGAGGCGGTTCCACTGGTGGGGGCCCTGACCGTGGTGGCGGCGGCCACCTCGTGGTCGGTCGGGTCGTTCCTTTCCGGACGCCTCCGGATGCCCATCGACCCCTTCGTGGCAACGGTGTACGAGATGCTCGCCGGCGCCCTGGTGCTGACCGTCGTCTCCGCCGGCCGGGGCGAGCTGGGCGACTTCCACCCGGCGACGGTCAGCACCCGCTCCTGGCTGGCGCTGGGCTACCTCATGGTGGCCGGCTCGCTGGTGGCCTTCACCGCGTACGTCTGGCTGCTGCACAACGCGCCCATCTCGTTGGTGTCGACGTACGCCTACGTCAACCCTGCGGTCGCGGTGGCGCTCGGTGCGCTGCTGGTCGCCGAACCGATCACCCCGCAGGTGCTGCTCGGCGGCGCGGTCATCGTCGCCGGTGTCGCACTGGTGGTGAGCACGGAACGGCCCCGCCGGGCGAGCGCGGGATCACGATCAGGGACTTCGCCGGTGAGCGAGCGCCGGTAA
- a CDS encoding metallophosphoesterase: protein MLAVLGFVAVLALITGLIHFYLWKRLVRDTTAPGRWRRIGGIAALVLALLVPVTLAGTQAGLYWLAWPGYLWLALMFYLLVVLVVLEVPMLVTRLVLRRRVIATEPTAAAPEPVLVGAAGPTDPPATGAVAAPDHDPTRRLLLARGAAIFAGLTATATVGYGVRTALGPPRLDRVQIPLAKLPRSMDGLRIATVSDIHLGPLRGRAHTERIVAAINRLDADLVAVVGDLVDGSVAELGSAAAPLRDLRSRYGNFFVTGNHEYYSGVEEWVQEVDRLGLRVLQNSRQEIQARGGVLDVAGVNDLDATGDSGLAAGPDFAAALGDRDPSRPVVLLAHQPLAAVEAARYGVDLQLSGHTHGGQMVPFNLAVRLEQPVVSGLGEVDGTKVYVTNGAGFWGPPVRVGAEPQISLVELRSA from the coding sequence ATGTTGGCGGTTCTGGGGTTCGTGGCCGTCCTGGCTCTGATCACCGGCTTGATCCACTTCTACCTGTGGAAGCGGCTCGTCAGGGACACCACCGCCCCGGGCCGCTGGCGACGGATCGGCGGGATCGCCGCCCTGGTGCTGGCCCTGCTCGTGCCGGTCACCCTCGCCGGGACGCAGGCCGGGCTCTACTGGCTCGCCTGGCCGGGCTACCTGTGGCTCGCGCTGATGTTCTACCTGCTCGTGGTGCTGGTCGTGCTCGAGGTACCGATGCTGGTCACCCGGCTGGTGCTGCGCCGCCGGGTGATCGCCACGGAGCCGACCGCCGCGGCACCCGAGCCGGTGCTGGTCGGTGCCGCCGGGCCGACCGACCCGCCGGCCACCGGCGCCGTCGCGGCACCGGACCACGACCCGACCCGCCGGCTGCTGCTGGCCCGTGGGGCGGCCATCTTCGCCGGCCTCACCGCCACCGCCACCGTCGGGTACGGCGTCCGCACCGCCCTCGGCCCACCACGCCTCGACCGGGTGCAGATCCCGCTGGCCAAACTCCCCCGCAGCATGGACGGCCTGCGTATCGCCACCGTCTCCGACATCCACCTCGGCCCCCTGCGCGGCCGGGCACACACCGAACGGATCGTCGCCGCGATCAACCGGCTCGACGCCGACCTGGTAGCGGTCGTCGGAGACCTCGTCGACGGCTCGGTCGCCGAACTCGGCTCGGCCGCCGCGCCGCTGCGCGACCTGCGCTCCCGGTACGGCAACTTCTTCGTCACCGGCAACCACGAGTACTACTCCGGCGTGGAGGAGTGGGTCCAGGAGGTCGACCGGCTCGGCCTGCGGGTCCTGCAGAACAGCCGCCAGGAGATTCAGGCTCGCGGCGGCGTGCTCGACGTGGCCGGCGTGAACGACCTGGACGCGACGGGCGACAGCGGCCTCGCGGCCGGGCCGGACTTCGCCGCCGCCCTCGGTGACCGCGACCCGAGCCGCCCCGTGGTGCTGCTCGCCCACCAGCCGTTGGCAGCCGTGGAAGCGGCCCGGTACGGCGTCGACCTGCAACTGTCCGGGCACACCCACGGTGGCCAGATGGTGCCGTTCAACCTGGCCGTCCGACTGGAACAGCCGGTGGTCAGCGGCCTCGGCGAGGTCGACGGCACCAAGGTGTACGTGACCAACGGCGCCGGCTTCTGGGGGCCGCCGGTCCGGGTCGGGGCCGAGCCGCAGATCAGTCTGGTCGAGTTGCGCTCGGCATAG
- a CDS encoding UvrD-helicase domain-containing protein, whose protein sequence is MPPFSAVPPGGLPPFVADLHIHSKYSRACSRDLTTPNLAWWARRKGIGLLGTGDFTHPAWYDHLRDTLRPAEPGLYRLDADAERDVARRLPPRLASAAEADPVRFMLSVEISTIYKRDDRTRKVHHLIYLPDLDAVARFNTALGRIGNLGSDGRPILGLDSRDLLEITLEASPDGFLVPAHIWTPWFSALGSKSGFDAIADCYADLAEHIFAVETGLSSDPAMNWRVGSLDGYQLVSNSDAHSPPALGREATVLATERNYFAVREALRTGNGLAGTIEFFPEEGKYHADGHRLCGVNWSPERTRAAGGRCPECGKPLTVGVLSRIEELADRPAGHRPAGARDVTHLVPLAEILGEINKVGPRSKKVEGRLNELVAALGPELEILTTTPLTDVAQTGGELLAEGIGRLRRGEVRRVPGYDGEYGVITLFDPAELGSHGGTAQETLFDVPVPAQRRPAEPPARATAKRPAAAKAEPKRKPTPPPAPPIAPPPSPHEPFEPMLSGMEEVGTGLLDRLDAMQRVAASAPGGPLLIVAGPGTGKTRTLTHRIAYLCAELNVFPEHCLAITFTRRAAEELRHRLDGLLGPVAEDVTVGTFHALGLTILRENAEAVGLPTGFRIADDAERSAARAEAGDDNASYTALLRKQDLVDLDELVTLPVELLRADRGLVERYRDRWRWIFVDEYQDVDATQYELLRLLSPADGNLCAIGDPDQAIYSFRGADVGYFLRFSEDFTDARLVRLNRNYRSSAPILAAAVQAIAPSSLVRGRRLDPARLDPEAPLVGRYPAASVADETDFVVRTVDELVGGLSHRSLDSGRIDGRSTTLSFSDIAVLYRTDAQAAPIVDALTRANIPVQKRSHDRLRDRPGVAAIARELRHADGLGGPLAARVRLAGQVVAERFAVPTLDGAGGTVRPEDVRSAVDLLTPLARRCGDDLEAFLSQLATGAEVDALDPRAEAVTLLTLHAAKGLEFPVVFLIGVEDGLLPLRWPGSTPDEDAVAEERRLFFVGLTRAQDRLYVSHASRRTRHGVERDCAPSPFLGVIDPGLFERFGETEPRRPKDRQLRLI, encoded by the coding sequence GTGCCTCCGTTCAGCGCCGTACCCCCCGGTGGCCTACCGCCATTCGTCGCGGACCTGCACATCCATTCGAAATACTCGCGCGCGTGCAGCCGCGACCTCACCACGCCGAACCTCGCGTGGTGGGCCCGGCGTAAGGGCATCGGTCTGCTCGGCACCGGCGACTTCACCCATCCCGCCTGGTACGACCACCTGCGGGACACCCTTCGCCCGGCCGAGCCGGGGCTGTACCGGCTCGATGCCGACGCGGAGCGGGACGTCGCCCGCCGGCTGCCTCCCCGACTGGCGAGCGCCGCGGAGGCGGACCCGGTCCGGTTCATGCTGAGCGTGGAGATCTCCACCATCTACAAGCGGGACGACCGGACCCGCAAGGTGCACCACCTGATCTACCTGCCCGACCTGGACGCGGTAGCGCGGTTCAACACGGCGCTCGGCCGGATCGGCAACCTCGGCTCGGACGGCCGGCCGATCCTCGGCCTGGACTCCCGCGACCTGCTGGAGATCACCCTGGAGGCCAGCCCGGACGGCTTCCTGGTGCCGGCACACATCTGGACGCCGTGGTTCTCCGCGCTGGGCTCGAAGTCGGGCTTCGACGCGATCGCGGACTGCTACGCCGACCTGGCCGAGCACATCTTCGCCGTGGAGACCGGCCTCTCCTCCGACCCGGCGATGAACTGGCGGGTCGGCAGCCTGGACGGCTACCAACTGGTGTCCAACTCGGACGCCCACTCCCCGCCGGCCCTGGGCCGGGAGGCGACCGTGCTGGCCACCGAACGGAACTACTTCGCCGTCCGGGAGGCGCTGCGAACCGGTAACGGCCTGGCCGGGACGATCGAGTTCTTCCCGGAGGAAGGCAAGTACCACGCGGACGGGCACCGGCTGTGCGGCGTCAACTGGTCGCCGGAGCGCACCCGCGCGGCCGGCGGGCGCTGCCCCGAGTGCGGCAAACCCCTCACGGTGGGCGTCCTCAGCCGGATCGAGGAGCTGGCCGACCGCCCGGCGGGGCACCGGCCGGCGGGCGCCCGGGACGTCACCCACCTGGTGCCGCTCGCCGAGATCCTCGGTGAGATCAACAAGGTGGGCCCCCGGTCGAAGAAGGTCGAGGGGCGACTCAACGAGTTGGTGGCGGCGCTCGGCCCCGAGCTGGAGATCCTGACCACCACGCCGCTCACCGACGTCGCGCAGACCGGCGGGGAACTCCTCGCGGAGGGCATCGGGCGGTTGCGGCGGGGCGAGGTACGTCGGGTGCCGGGCTACGACGGCGAGTACGGGGTGATCACGCTCTTCGACCCGGCGGAGCTGGGCAGCCACGGGGGTACGGCACAGGAGACGCTGTTCGACGTACCCGTGCCGGCGCAGCGACGTCCCGCGGAGCCGCCGGCCCGCGCGACGGCCAAGCGCCCGGCGGCGGCCAAGGCCGAGCCGAAGCGCAAGCCGACTCCGCCGCCCGCGCCACCGATCGCGCCGCCGCCGTCACCGCACGAGCCGTTCGAGCCGATGCTGTCCGGCATGGAGGAGGTCGGCACCGGTCTGCTGGACCGTCTGGACGCGATGCAGCGGGTGGCCGCCTCCGCACCCGGCGGTCCGCTGCTGATCGTCGCCGGCCCGGGCACCGGCAAGACCCGGACGCTCACACACCGGATCGCGTACCTCTGCGCGGAGCTGAACGTCTTTCCCGAGCACTGTCTGGCGATCACGTTCACCCGTCGGGCCGCCGAGGAGCTGCGGCACCGCCTCGACGGTCTGCTCGGCCCGGTCGCCGAGGACGTCACCGTCGGCACGTTCCACGCGCTGGGGTTGACCATTCTTCGGGAGAACGCCGAAGCCGTGGGCCTACCGACCGGCTTCCGGATCGCCGACGACGCCGAGCGGTCGGCGGCACGGGCGGAGGCCGGCGACGACAACGCCAGCTACACGGCGTTGCTGCGCAAGCAGGACCTGGTCGACCTGGACGAGTTGGTGACCCTGCCGGTGGAGTTGTTGCGGGCCGATCGTGGGCTGGTGGAACGCTACCGGGACCGCTGGCGGTGGATCTTCGTCGACGAGTACCAGGACGTCGACGCGACGCAGTACGAGCTGCTGCGGCTGCTCAGCCCGGCGGACGGCAACCTCTGCGCGATCGGCGACCCGGACCAGGCGATCTACTCGTTCCGGGGTGCCGACGTCGGCTACTTCCTGCGCTTCTCCGAGGACTTCACCGACGCCCGGTTGGTTCGACTCAACCGCAACTACCGATCGTCGGCGCCGATCCTGGCCGCCGCCGTGCAGGCCATCGCGCCGTCCTCGCTGGTGCGGGGCCGACGACTGGATCCGGCCCGACTGGACCCGGAGGCCCCGCTGGTCGGCCGTTACCCGGCGGCCTCCGTCGCCGACGAGACCGACTTCGTGGTCCGTACCGTCGACGAACTGGTAGGCGGACTGTCCCACCGCTCACTGGACTCGGGCCGGATCGACGGCCGGTCCACGACGCTGTCGTTCTCCGACATCGCCGTGCTGTACCGCACCGACGCACAGGCAGCACCGATCGTGGACGCCCTGACCCGGGCCAACATCCCGGTGCAGAAGCGTTCCCACGACCGGCTGCGGGACCGGCCCGGAGTGGCGGCCATCGCGCGCGAACTGCGGCACGCCGACGGGCTGGGCGGCCCGCTGGCCGCCCGGGTGCGGCTCGCTGGTCAGGTCGTGGCGGAGCGGTTCGCCGTTCCCACCCTGGACGGCGCCGGCGGCACGGTCCGTCCCGAGGACGTCCGCTCGGCCGTGGACCTGCTGACCCCGTTGGCCCGGCGCTGCGGCGACGACCTGGAGGCGTTCCTGTCGCAGTTGGCAACCGGCGCGGAGGTGGACGCGCTCGACCCACGCGCGGAGGCGGTCACGCTGCTCACCCTGCACGCCGCGAAGGGCCTGGAGTTCCCGGTGGTCTTCCTGATCGGCGTGGAGGACGGGCTGCTGCCGCTGCGCTGGCCGGGCTCGACACCGGACGAGGACGCGGTCGCCGAGGAGCGCCGGCTCTTCTTCGTCGGCCTCACCCGCGCCCAGGACCGGCTGTACGTCAGCCACGCCAGCCGGCGTACCCGTCACGGGGTGGAGCGTGACTGCGCTCCGTCGCCGTTCCTCGGTGTCATCGACCCCGGCCTGTTCGAGCGGTTCGGCGAGACCGAGCCCCGTCGCCCCAAGGACCGTCAGCTCCGGTTGATCTGA
- a CDS encoding fructosamine kinase family protein produces MDLAYLRAHPAHLPTFRTHQRIRETPVAGGNICAAARLTLDDGHSVFAKSWPEKADRTAPEGFFAAEAAGLRWLREAGAVAVPEVIVALPDLLALDWVEPGEPTPEAAERFGRELADLHRAGSASFGAPWPGFIGSLPQDNTPTDGPWSTWFAERRLLPYLRRSVDRGALTDADATLVEQVVDRAGGLGGDEPPARIHGDLWPGNVLWGADDRAWLVDPAAHGGHRETDLAQLALFGGIPHLDRVLAAYQESWPLPDGWRARLPLHQLHLLLVHTALFGGSYRDAVVETARAALSRAERATVDR; encoded by the coding sequence ATGGACCTCGCGTACCTACGCGCGCACCCGGCACACCTGCCGACCTTCCGGACCCACCAGCGCATCCGGGAGACGCCGGTCGCCGGTGGAAACATCTGCGCCGCCGCCCGGCTCACCCTGGACGACGGCCACTCCGTCTTCGCCAAGTCCTGGCCCGAGAAGGCCGACCGGACGGCACCGGAGGGCTTCTTCGCCGCCGAGGCCGCCGGGTTGCGGTGGCTGCGGGAGGCGGGCGCGGTCGCCGTACCCGAGGTGATCGTGGCATTACCGGACCTGCTGGCGCTCGACTGGGTGGAGCCCGGCGAACCGACGCCGGAGGCCGCGGAGCGCTTCGGCCGGGAGTTGGCCGACCTGCATCGGGCGGGGTCGGCCAGCTTCGGTGCGCCCTGGCCCGGCTTCATCGGGTCGCTTCCACAGGACAACACCCCCACCGACGGGCCCTGGTCGACATGGTTCGCCGAGCGACGACTCCTCCCCTACCTGCGACGCTCGGTCGACCGCGGTGCGCTGACCGACGCCGACGCCACGTTGGTCGAGCAGGTGGTCGACCGGGCCGGTGGGCTCGGCGGCGACGAGCCGCCCGCGCGCATCCACGGCGACCTGTGGCCGGGCAACGTGCTGTGGGGGGCAGACGACCGTGCCTGGCTCGTCGACCCGGCAGCGCACGGCGGGCACCGGGAGACAGACCTCGCCCAACTCGCACTCTTCGGCGGCATCCCGCACCTGGATCGGGTGCTGGCCGCCTACCAGGAGAGCTGGCCGTTGCCGGACGGTTGGCGGGCCCGGCTGCCACTGCACCAACTGCATCTACTGCTCGTGCACACCGCGCTGTTCGGCGGCAGCTACCGAGATGCGGTGGTCGAGACCGCCCGTGCCGCCCTGAGCCGGGCCGAGCGCGCTACGGTCGACAGGTGA